The Bacteroidales bacterium sequence AAAAAAGTGGAGACAGAAATATCGGTCGCCTCAGCAGGTAATGCCATAGCGGGTGGGTCTTATTCAGTATCGGTGGCAGAGTTTTCTGATTCTGCCCAAATCGAATCATCGGTCTTTACTTATATGTTGCTCAATTCCGATCTGCATGGAACCATTGAAAATCCGCGATGGTATTTTGAAAATGACCGGCAGGAGCGAAGAGAGGCTATTGATTTACTGATGCTTACCCACGGGTGGAGACGATTCCGGTGGGAATCGATTCTTGCCCCTGATTTCAAATGGCCTTCTTTTGAAGAGGAAAAGGGAATTACCATTACCGGAAAAATTACCCGCGATCTTTTTGCTATTCCTATAAGAAACGCAAAGGTTTATCTGACCATTCTCAATGCGTATAACGACTATTTTGAAACACGAACTGACCAAAAAGGCCGGTTTCGTTTTGATAACCTGGATTATCCCGATACCATCAGTGTGGTTGTTGAAGCCAGAAAGCCAAACGGACGCAAGAATCTGGTAATCATAGTGGACGAGAATGAATTCAGACCGGCAGAGACCCAGACGGCCGATGCCCGGGCACAAATGGTCCTGGCAAAAGGGGATGCCTGGAAATATAAAAATGTAAAACGGATTGATTATACTTATAATCCGGAAAAGCAAAAAATTCTGGAACGTTCAAAAGATTTTAAAATTCAT is a genomic window containing:
- a CDS encoding TonB-dependent receptor plug domain-containing protein, with translation KKVETEISVASAGNAIAGGSYSVSVAEFSDSAQIESSVFTYMLLNSDLHGTIENPRWYFENDRQERREAIDLLMLTHGWRRFRWESILAPDFKWPSFEEEKGITITGKITRDLFAIPIRNAKVYLTILNAYNDYFETRTDQKGRFRFDNLDYPDTISVVVEARKPNGRKNLVIIVDENEFRPAETQTADARAQMVLAKGDAWKYKNVKRIDYTYNPEKQKILERSKDFKIHGEADNVIYMDDIPEGYTDMLQVLQGRVPGVLVQGNTVTIRGPGSLMLSNDPLFLIDGVPVDINAFRSLNPKDVELIEIIKGPNASIYGSRGANGVIAVYTKRGEFMKRGFLDFKMLGYATPREFYSPDYSIRSTEGINDLRTTLYWKPDIVLDSVGKSTVSFYTSDIKGTYVLKVEGITADGKPLGSFAFFSVGK